One genomic window of Macaca mulatta isolate MMU2019108-1 chromosome 8, T2T-MMU8v2.0, whole genome shotgun sequence includes the following:
- the CYP11B2 gene encoding cytochrome P450 11B2, mitochondrial, translating into MALRAKAEVCMAAPWLSLQRAQALSTRAARAPSTVLPFEAIPQRPGNRWLRLLQIWREQGYEHLHLEVHQTFQELGPIFRYHLGGPRMVCVMLPEDVEKLQQVDSLHPHRMSLEPWVAYRQHRGHKCGVFLLNGPEWRFNRLRLNPDVLSPKAVQRFLPMVDAVARDFSQALRNKVLQNARDSVTLDVQPSIFHYTIEASNLALFGERLGLVGHSPSSATLSFLHALEVMFKSTVQLMFMPRSLSRWTSPKVWKEHFEAWDCIFQYGDNCIQKIYQELAFSRPQHYTGIVAELLLNAELSLEAIKANSMELTAGSVDTTAFPLLMTLFELARNPDVQQALRQESLAAAASISEHPQKATTELPLLRAALKETLRLYPVGLFLERVVSSDLVLQNYHIPAGTLVQVFLYSLGRNPALFPRPERYNPQRWLDIRGSGKNFHNVPFGFGMRQCLGRRLAETEMLLLLHHVLKHFLVETLTKEDIKMVYSFILRPGTFPLLTFRAIN; encoded by the exons ATGGCACTCAGAGCAAAGGCAGAGGTGTGCATGGCAGCGCCCTGgctgtccctgcaaagggcacaGGCACTAAGCACCAGAGCCGCCCGGGCCCCTAGTACGGTGCTGCCCTTTGAAGCCATACCCCAGCGTCCAGGCAACAGGTGGCTGAGGCTGCTGCAGATCTGGAGGGAGCAGGGTTATGAGCACCTGCACCTGGAGGTACATCAGACCTTCCAGGAACTGGGGCCCATTTTCAG ATACCACTTGGGAGGACCACGAATGGTGTGTGTGATGCTGCCGGAAGACGTAGAGAAGCTACAGCAGGTGGACAGCCTACATCCCCACAGGATGAGCCTGGAGCCCTGGGTGGCCTACAGACAACATCGTGGGCACAAATGTGGCGTGTTCTTGCT GAATGGGCCTGAATGGCGCTTCAATCGATTGCGGCTGAACCCAGATGTGCTGTCGCCCAAGGCTGTGCAGAGGTTCCTCCCGATGGTGGATGCGGTGGCCAGGGACTTCTCCCAGGCCCTGAGGAATAAGGTGCTGCAGAACGCCCGGGACAGCGTGACCCTGGACGTCCAGCCCAGCATCTTCCACTACACCATAGAAG CCAGCAACTTAGCTCTTTTTGGAGAGCGGCTGGGCCTGGTTGGTCacagccccagctctgccaccctgAGCTTCCTCCATGCCCTGGAGGTCATGTTCAAATCCACCGTCCAGCTCATGTTCATGCCCAGGAGCCTGTCTCGCTGGACCAGTCCCAAGGTGTGGAAGGAGCATTTTGAGGCCTGGGACTGCATCTTCCAGTACG GCGACAACTGTATCCAGAAAATCTATCAGGAACTGGCCTTCAGCCGCCCTCAGCACTATACAGGCATCGTGGCGGAACTCCTGTTGAATGCAGAACTGTCACTAGAAGCCATCAAGGCCAACTCTATGGAACTCACTGCAGGGAGCGTGGACACG ACGGCGTTTCCCTTGCTGATGACACTCTTTGAGCTGGCTCGGAACCCCGACGTGCAGCAGGCCCTGCGCCAGGAGAGCCTGGCCGCCGCCGCCAGCATCAGTGAACATCCTCAGAAGGCAACCACCGAGCTGCCCTTGCTGCGGGCGGCCCTCAAGGAGACCTTGAG GCTCTACCCTGTGGGTCTGTTTTTGGAGCGAGTGGTGAGCTCAGACTTGGTGCTTCAGAACTACCACATCCCAGCCGGG ACACTGGTGCAGGTTTTCCTCTACTCGCTGGGTCGCAACCCCGCCTTGTTCCCGAGGCCTGAGCGCTACAATCCCCAGCGCTGGCTAGACATCAGGGGCTCTGGAAAGAACTTCCACAACGTGCCCTTTGGCTTTGGCATGCGCCAGTGCCTGGGGCGGCGCCTGGCAGAAACggagatgctgctgctgctgcaccaT GTGCTGAAACACTTCCTGGTGGAGACACTAACCAAAGAGGATATAAAGATGGTCTACAGCTTCATACTGAGGCCCGGCACGTTCCCCCTCCTCACTTTCAGAGCGATCAACTAG
- the CYP11B2 gene encoding cytochrome P450 11B2, mitochondrial isoform X1, whose product MALRAKAEVCMAAPWLSLQRAQALSTRAARAPSTVLPFEAIPQRPGNRWLRLLQIWREQGYEHLHLEVHQTFQELGPIFRYHLGGPRMVCVMLPEDVEKLQQVDSLHPHRMSLEPWVAYRQHRGHKCGVFLLNGPEWRFNRLRLNPDVLSPKAVQRFLPMVDAVARDFSQALRNKVLQNARDSVTLDVQPSIFHYTIEASNLALFGERLGLVGHSPSSATLSFLHALEVMFKSTVQLMFMPRSLSRWTSPKVWKEHFEAWDCIFQYGDNCIQKIYQELAFSRPQHYTGIVAELLLNAELSLEAIKANSMELTAGSVDTTAFPLLMTLFELARNPDVQQALRQESLAAAASISEHPQKATTELPLLRAALKETLRLYPVGLFLERVVSSDLVLQNYHIPAGVLKHFLVETLTKEDIKMVYSFILRPGTFPLLTFRAIN is encoded by the exons ATGGCACTCAGAGCAAAGGCAGAGGTGTGCATGGCAGCGCCCTGgctgtccctgcaaagggcacaGGCACTAAGCACCAGAGCCGCCCGGGCCCCTAGTACGGTGCTGCCCTTTGAAGCCATACCCCAGCGTCCAGGCAACAGGTGGCTGAGGCTGCTGCAGATCTGGAGGGAGCAGGGTTATGAGCACCTGCACCTGGAGGTACATCAGACCTTCCAGGAACTGGGGCCCATTTTCAG ATACCACTTGGGAGGACCACGAATGGTGTGTGTGATGCTGCCGGAAGACGTAGAGAAGCTACAGCAGGTGGACAGCCTACATCCCCACAGGATGAGCCTGGAGCCCTGGGTGGCCTACAGACAACATCGTGGGCACAAATGTGGCGTGTTCTTGCT GAATGGGCCTGAATGGCGCTTCAATCGATTGCGGCTGAACCCAGATGTGCTGTCGCCCAAGGCTGTGCAGAGGTTCCTCCCGATGGTGGATGCGGTGGCCAGGGACTTCTCCCAGGCCCTGAGGAATAAGGTGCTGCAGAACGCCCGGGACAGCGTGACCCTGGACGTCCAGCCCAGCATCTTCCACTACACCATAGAAG CCAGCAACTTAGCTCTTTTTGGAGAGCGGCTGGGCCTGGTTGGTCacagccccagctctgccaccctgAGCTTCCTCCATGCCCTGGAGGTCATGTTCAAATCCACCGTCCAGCTCATGTTCATGCCCAGGAGCCTGTCTCGCTGGACCAGTCCCAAGGTGTGGAAGGAGCATTTTGAGGCCTGGGACTGCATCTTCCAGTACG GCGACAACTGTATCCAGAAAATCTATCAGGAACTGGCCTTCAGCCGCCCTCAGCACTATACAGGCATCGTGGCGGAACTCCTGTTGAATGCAGAACTGTCACTAGAAGCCATCAAGGCCAACTCTATGGAACTCACTGCAGGGAGCGTGGACACG ACGGCGTTTCCCTTGCTGATGACACTCTTTGAGCTGGCTCGGAACCCCGACGTGCAGCAGGCCCTGCGCCAGGAGAGCCTGGCCGCCGCCGCCAGCATCAGTGAACATCCTCAGAAGGCAACCACCGAGCTGCCCTTGCTGCGGGCGGCCCTCAAGGAGACCTTGAG GCTCTACCCTGTGGGTCTGTTTTTGGAGCGAGTGGTGAGCTCAGACTTGGTGCTTCAGAACTACCACATCCCAGCCGGG GTGCTGAAACACTTCCTGGTGGAGACACTAACCAAAGAGGATATAAAGATGGTCTACAGCTTCATACTGAGGCCCGGCACGTTCCCCCTCCTCACTTTCAGAGCGATCAACTAG